The Hippoglossus hippoglossus isolate fHipHip1 chromosome 21, fHipHip1.pri, whole genome shotgun sequence genomic sequence GGTGCTGACATCTTATGATGGTGACATCGTTTGAAGCCAGAGTGCAGCTGCAATCGGAAAATGGTACGGCAGTATTGAGTTCCGGGCGAATACATACTagaccaatcacgagtcagtctcagctgtcagtcacgaCAGTTCATCTTGTagcaaataactaataaaaatgaaaacttgtcCAAAACATGAATTCTTAAACATTATTGtgatccatctttatatacagtctatgtaaaTGATTATTGTTTCAGATTAAACAACCATGTTGTTCAGTTTTCATCCAGAGTATCATAGGCTGAAATCGTTCTTTAACCCTGACAGAATATCCTCCTCTTTAATACAAACAATGTGTTTGTCCCCCTTGTTGTTCGCTCCCTGTGATACTAAACCACCTTGTTGTGCACTGTGATCCGTCAGACACCTTCATCCAGAAGACAAAGCAGCGCTACAACAGCCCTCGTTCTCTGTCCACCAAGATCAACCTGGCTGACATGCAGACAGAGATCAGGCTGCGACCGCCCTACCAGCTCTCCCCTGAGGACCTGCAAGCTATCAATGGATTCTCTGTACACACACCTTCCAAGTACAAGGGCATAGGTAGGacatgagctgctgctgctgcaaacataCACACCCCCATGCAAGTATTCAATTATAAAAGAGGTTTGCTGTTATATTAGAGTGCCTACTTAGATTCCCTTCTGGAGATGAATAGAGGGTTATCTTATGTAATCATAAAATCCTTATGTGGTACTGTTAATACCGGTACCACTGGTCTTGTAACATGCAAGAAGGTCACCAGTTATTTCCTCAGAATACTGCATGCCTCACTGCAGCAGTCGAATACTGGATGCATTGTCTTTACTCTCATTGTTCATTGTGAGAGAGGATTCTTCACTTTATAAACTGCAGTGAACAGTGTGTTCTTACAGCAGGAAACTTTTGGAAGCATGGCCCCATAAAATCTCTGTTaatatcagtttaaaaaaacagattttcatttaaaaacctaCATATAAAAACCTGGAATATTCTATATGTGTAGTAGTCAGATATCACGTGGTTCAGTCAAACTGTTCCACTGTTTCTCTGCGGCTCAGATCCACTTCCCCTCCTGTAGGTGCCGTCACACCTCAGCTGCCCCGAGCTAAGCGATGCCACCTCGGGTCACTTAGAGCTGTTGTGTTTCGCCTGACATCCTCTTCACAGCAGCTCTCCACGCTGTGTTCACTCTCCGACGGTTGCCCTTGCCAGTCACCATTTTCTGAGAACGTAAAGGATTTTGTCCTGGAGGATGAAGTATGCTAATTTGATGATAGTTATGGATCCGTGCTTTTACTGCCTAAATGTCagaagatttaaaaacagtgtttagCTTATTTCTATTCAAggatttatctttttatccagcacgtttttttttttaaagatatatgtttggtttttaaatgttgtctctgtcttccAGCTCCCACACAGATGTTGGAGCTGGTGACTCTCCAAGGCATCGTGTCCTGTGTGCTAAGTGTCCTCTGTGGAGGCCTGAACCTGCTGCGAGGAGTCCATGCTATAGAGAGCATATTACAGGTGAGGACATAAAGACAAATCTAGGTTTCATATACACTGAGTCTATTTTCATAGTTGGGTCTGACAGTCATAAGGGTAATAACTGTTGACTGCATTTAAAggtggatgacatgacagctccccaaaccTCACCTTTTAAGATGGTCTCACTAGTTCTActggtagttcttatcacactaatgcACTGTATGCTCAGGTGCTTAAGAGCATCAGTTCGCTGTATCCTGTCCATTCCATTTGAATCTGTCTATTGCATAgtctataaaaacaaatgagaaaaaatctgaaaaatatggAACCTGCgatatttctttatattgttTTGACGATGCCTTGTCTAGACATGGAAAACTaaacttttctctgtttcttttcttcctgtctgCAGAATAACGATGAAGactttaattatgtgattgcCTTCTTCCTCGGCACAGCAGCCTGTCTGTATCAGGTAAGTGATAGTCTGCCGTAAGAGCAGCTCATCATTGGCTGACTGGCTGACTAATGGCCCCGCACTTTACAGCTCAGCAGCTTGTCAGCTAGACTAACATTAGCAAAAGCTCTCTGCCTTTCACTGCCGTGCGCTACCTTCTCTGAAACATTTTCATCGGCTCCCTTTGTGCAGCTCTCGatgctttattcatttttttaaagtttgtgtcTGGAGTCAAGATCTACTGAAAATTGTTAAATTGATGGAGGAACAAGGTAATTAGGCAAGATTTCTTATGCACTGAACAGACTTAAGCTCTCATGCCAAACTCTGGAAATAGTCCGGAGAATTGGTTTCATGTCTGTCACATGTTCATAACGTCATCCATACGCCCACTCGCTCCCTGTGAATATTCTGgagattttcctgctgtaggtcactcattttcattttctgggCATTTTACTCGGGGACTGGCAGGAggagttccagaaaatgtcctgagtAACTGACTTGGACATGACAGAAAGCAGCTTTATAGTCCAATCAAGCATGATGACAACTTGCAACTGGTCAATGTCAGTGTGTAACATTCAAATTCTTCTCGTTTCTCCCTTCAGTGCTACCTGTTTGCCTACTTCTCTGTGTGGAGGAACAGTAAGTCCTTCCTGGCATTTGCACTCATCTGTCTGTCCAACATGTATCTGTATGAACTGAGGAACATGTGGCAGATCCTCTTCCATGTGGCCGTGGGCGCCTTCATGACCCTGCAGATAAAACTGAGACAACCGCTGGGCAAAGCACCGGACTATAACGTCTGACAAAAACTTTAAACACAGAGGACAAATGGACCATCTGTCTCGCGTAAGCCCTGGAAATACAGCTGAGGCAGCACCGACCAGTTCAAGGCCAAAGTGGAGACCAAGTATGAGGAAATCTTGCAGAACCACAGTCGTCTTGTTCTCACTCAATCCCAGAACCAGTGGACAAATCTGAGTGAGAAACTCTGCTGCAGCCTTGAATCATCTGAGGAATTTATTGGATTGATTTGAGAAGTTGTCTGTTCCACACCAATGTCTGATTACGACATTTACTGATACTTCCTTTCTTTGCAGCTATAGTTTATTCCTGTATACAGGATGTTCAGTTTTGCCATCTGTGCTCTCACAGCAGCCACAAAATTAAGTATCGGAACAGACCTGTCATGTTTAGACCCACGTCCAATCAAATAGCCGTAGACAAACCGTTGTAATATCTTACGTCATGTTAAACCTCCTTTTACATTTAAGATATTAAGGGACACTAATCAAAATACAAACGCTGTAGTGGGAGCTCAGAAGAATTTACAATTTATAAAATATCTGACCAAATTATATGTAACCCAGACTGAAGCTTCATTCATAACTCATACAAATGTGACACTTGAAACAAcagatttatgtatttaatattctttGATTTCAGAGCTTATTCAGTTtgtcctgttttctgtttttccaccACATTCAGCTTGCATTATATTTTCGGTTACATGCATTTATTTGCACATGTACGCTGTATTACCTGGCCTGGTGCAGGGCTCTGGATTAAGTCTTGGCTTTAAACTATGCAACGCTGCCTCACATATATATCATTTGTGACACATGGATTCTGTATTTAGAAGCCAAATATCTTACTTTGAAGAGCAAATATTCATTTTGTAGATTGTAAATTTTTGCTATTTATTTCCTGATGGATTCATTGGCATATGCTCAGTGAAGAtttatacagatttttttatcagttttatttgttgtcttATGTTTCGCTTCTTTTGAAAATTTGCATCTTGTCACAAAGCTTTCCCTGCTCCAGTCGACACAAACAGCCTGTTAGCATTCATTCCTCACTTCCTCGCCCACACAGCCTCGAGCATGTGCCTGTGTCAAGTGACTTTGTTAATAAACAAGTCTGT encodes the following:
- the sec22a gene encoding vesicle-trafficking protein SEC22a is translated as MSTVLFASVVRVGDGLPLSASTDYEQDKELQETKRHLKGLSKKLGQFPDRCTLKTGPYNVNFISSLGVGYLMVCTANYPNVLAFCFLDELQKEFIVTYETKRISSVVRPYSFIEFDTFIQKTKQRYNSPRSLSTKINLADMQTEIRLRPPYQLSPEDLQAINGFSVHTPSKYKGIAPTQMLELVTLQGIVSCVLSVLCGGLNLLRGVHAIESILQNNDEDFNYVIAFFLGTAACLYQCYLFAYFSVWRNSKSFLAFALICLSNMYLYELRNMWQILFHVAVGAFMTLQIKLRQPLGKAPDYNV